One region of Opitutaceae bacterium genomic DNA includes:
- a CDS encoding sulfatase, translated as MRFLIPFLLLAELAAFSHAAATRPPNIVYILADDLGWTDLHCQGSEYYETPNIDRLASQGLRMQRFYNSQNCTPTRAALMSGQYAPRTGVYTVQSLDRGPLLERRMNVPKNSTRLGLDRFILPQVLKTAGYATAIFGKWGLGNDGEYHPGARGFDDAMVASTRGSFLRLPSVPQPSEQYLMDFLTDRAVDFIDRHQDRPFFLYLPYFAVHTPITPKPEYEAAWKKKAPKGTHWDPAYAAMIQSLDESVGRVMARLEALKLADNTVLIFSSDNGGLGGYQRTEPPSKIKGFTDNAPLRGGKGTLYEGGLRVPFIIRWPGVVPPAATSEAMAVHVDIYPTFLEIAGATPKPHYPLDGVSFLSVLRNPAAPYHRPPIMWHFPGYLPSYVHRGTGLRTGPVGAIHSGDFKLMEFFESGKVELYNLRDDIGERHNLAAQLPDKVKELEARLAAWRTSVHAEMPVMKTKQELKDDRAKAASQPKETKTARGEDRDQ; from the coding sequence ATGAGGTTCCTGATCCCATTTCTCCTCCTGGCCGAATTGGCTGCGTTCTCGCACGCGGCGGCGACCAGGCCTCCGAATATCGTCTACATTCTCGCGGACGATCTGGGATGGACGGATCTGCACTGTCAGGGCTCGGAGTACTACGAGACGCCCAATATCGACCGGCTGGCGTCGCAGGGCCTCCGGATGCAGCGCTTCTACAACTCCCAGAATTGCACACCGACCCGGGCCGCATTGATGAGCGGCCAGTATGCGCCGCGGACCGGCGTCTACACGGTGCAGTCGCTCGATCGCGGCCCGTTGCTCGAACGCCGCATGAACGTGCCGAAGAACTCGACGAGACTCGGACTTGACAGGTTCATCCTGCCCCAGGTGCTGAAGACCGCGGGCTACGCGACGGCGATATTTGGCAAATGGGGCCTTGGCAACGACGGGGAGTATCATCCTGGCGCGCGCGGCTTTGACGACGCCATGGTTGCATCCACACGCGGCTCATTTCTCAGGCTGCCGTCCGTGCCGCAGCCCTCGGAACAATATCTCATGGATTTCCTGACGGACCGCGCGGTGGATTTCATCGACCGGCACCAGGACCGCCCGTTTTTCCTCTACCTGCCGTACTTCGCGGTTCATACCCCGATCACTCCCAAGCCCGAATACGAGGCTGCCTGGAAAAAAAAGGCGCCGAAGGGCACGCATTGGGATCCGGCGTATGCCGCGATGATCCAGAGCCTCGACGAAAGCGTCGGCCGGGTGATGGCGCGACTCGAGGCGCTGAAGCTCGCCGACAATACCGTGCTCATCTTCTCGTCGGACAACGGCGGCCTGGGCGGGTATCAGCGGACCGAGCCGCCATCGAAGATCAAGGGCTTTACAGACAACGCACCGCTGCGCGGCGGCAAGGGCACCCTCTACGAGGGCGGACTGCGCGTGCCGTTCATCATCCGCTGGCCCGGGGTCGTGCCGCCCGCCGCCACGAGCGAGGCGATGGCGGTGCATGTCGACATCTACCCGACCTTCCTCGAGATCGCCGGCGCGACCCCGAAGCCGCATTACCCGCTGGACGGGGTCAGCTTTTTATCCGTCCTGCGAAACCCTGCGGCACCGTATCACCGGCCGCCGATCATGTGGCATTTTCCAGGCTATCTCCCGTCCTATGTGCACCGCGGCACCGGACTGAGGACCGGTCCCGTTGGCGCGATCCACAGCGGCGATTTCAAGCTGATGGAGTTCTTCGAATCGGGGAAGGTCGAACTTTACAACCTCCGCGACGACATCGGGGAACGGCACAATCTCGCTGCGCAACTGCCGGACAAGGTGAAGGAGCTGGAGGCTCGACTGGCCGCCTGGCGGACCAGCGTGCACGCTGAAATGCCCGTCATGAAAACGAAACAGGAATTGAAGGACGACCGAGCCAAGGCCGCCAGCCAGCCAAAGGAAACCAAAACTGCGAGAGGCGAGGACCGGGATCAATAG
- a CDS encoding right-handed parallel beta-helix repeat-containing protein, protein MRFPLTLKTFPGVLTLTLAGWLAVAGLHAADYYCDPVNGSMRNPGTMESPWGALETVFANGRTFASGDVIYLRDGFHGAPVVTGGPASGSVSIRPQDGNSPKLRRLGVDHAQHWIISGLNISQENAGDVDRVDQKGAVRGLVDILPSSHHITVENCAIRCSTSVSGWSRSDFGARMGTGVHVAGVHCTIRKNHIRNIRTGVWVQFEADNVVVSENVVEDILNDGIFALSNDGLYEYNTLRNWYGVNSNHDDGIQSWTSGGGNGIPTGERTLYRNVFRGNTIINNTTGPGRPFPDDEGHGVNGMGFFSGMFVDFVFENNVIIVDHVHALTVLGATGCRIVNNTVIQNPYHPKNNIPIITIRHHKSYPEHPSLASSGNIIENNFASDLPSGRDYWAAQGVVDYPNASNFESQSHNANFAYYPADNLNSGYDLHLKSTSGAVGIGRTAHAPVIDHDRVARSVPYDAGAFESGATPEAPLTSNPAAARGHIDRQP, encoded by the coding sequence ATGAGATTCCCGCTCACGCTGAAAACATTCCCAGGTGTGCTCACCCTGACGCTGGCCGGGTGGCTCGCCGTCGCGGGACTTCACGCCGCCGATTACTACTGTGACCCGGTCAATGGCAGCATGCGCAATCCTGGAACTATGGAATCACCGTGGGGCGCGCTTGAAACGGTGTTCGCCAACGGCAGGACGTTCGCCTCCGGCGATGTGATTTACCTTCGAGACGGTTTTCATGGCGCGCCCGTCGTAACCGGAGGGCCCGCCTCGGGAAGTGTCTCCATCCGGCCGCAGGACGGAAATTCTCCGAAATTGCGCCGCCTCGGGGTGGATCACGCGCAGCACTGGATCATTTCCGGCTTGAATATCAGTCAGGAAAACGCAGGGGACGTCGATCGGGTCGATCAGAAAGGCGCGGTGCGGGGACTCGTGGATATTCTGCCGTCCTCGCACCACATCACGGTGGAGAACTGCGCCATCCGCTGTTCCACGTCGGTATCCGGGTGGAGCCGTTCGGATTTCGGCGCGAGGATGGGAACCGGCGTGCATGTCGCCGGCGTGCATTGCACGATCCGGAAAAATCACATCCGCAACATAAGGACCGGCGTGTGGGTGCAGTTTGAAGCCGACAACGTGGTCGTGAGCGAAAATGTCGTGGAGGACATTCTGAACGATGGCATCTTTGCGCTGTCGAACGACGGGCTCTACGAATACAATACCCTGAGAAACTGGTATGGGGTGAATTCGAATCACGACGACGGCATCCAATCCTGGACCTCTGGCGGGGGAAACGGGATTCCGACCGGGGAACGGACGCTTTATCGCAATGTCTTTCGGGGAAACACGATCATCAACAACACGACCGGTCCCGGGCGCCCCTTTCCGGATGACGAGGGACACGGGGTGAATGGCATGGGATTCTTCAGCGGCATGTTCGTCGATTTTGTATTCGAGAACAACGTCATCATCGTCGATCACGTCCATGCCTTGACAGTGCTGGGTGCGACCGGCTGCAGGATCGTCAACAACACCGTGATTCAAAACCCCTATCATCCCAAGAACAACATTCCCATCATCACCATCAGGCATCACAAGAGCTATCCGGAACACCCCTCGCTCGCCAGCAGCGGAAACATCATCGAGAACAATTTCGCTTCAGACCTTCCGTCGGGACGTGACTATTGGGCGGCGCAGGGCGTGGTCGACTATCCCAACGCCAGCAATTTCGAGTCTCAGTCCCATAACGCCAATTTTGCATACTACCCCGCGGACAACCTCAATTCGGGATATGATCTTCATCTGAAATCCACGAGCGGCGCGGTCGGGATTGGGCGGACCGCCCATGCTCCCGTCATCGATCATGACCGGGTCGCCCGTTCCGTGCCCTACGATGCCGGTGCGTTCGAATCCGGAGCAACCCCCGAAGCGCCGCTCACATCCAATCCGGCGGCGGCCCGCGGCCATATCGACCGCCAACCCTGA
- a CDS encoding rhamnogalacturonan acetylesterase: MKSRCFAMTLLLAAVVGAAEAPPPLPDGPVHHPALFLVGDSIMKTGSGNGERGPWGWGSELGEFFDPARIHVYNAAIGGRSSRSYIEEGSWARVLKEVQPGDFVILQFGHNDTWNSSKADRSTITSAGDETLQAGTKDSPRLIHSYGWYLRQYVRDAKAKGATCIICSPVPRNEWSDGRIKRGFDGYAEWAAEAARVGGALFIDLNALAADRFDALGQDKAREVFNDRQHTRKAGARINAECVVEGIRKLKDVPLASALKP, from the coding sequence ATGAAAAGTCGTTGTTTCGCCATGACTCTGCTGCTGGCTGCCGTGGTCGGCGCAGCCGAGGCTCCACCGCCTCTTCCGGATGGTCCCGTCCATCATCCGGCCCTTTTTCTCGTTGGAGACTCGATCATGAAGACCGGCTCCGGCAATGGAGAGCGCGGGCCGTGGGGCTGGGGATCAGAGCTCGGTGAGTTCTTCGATCCGGCGCGGATTCACGTTTACAACGCGGCGATCGGCGGCCGAAGCAGTCGAAGCTATATCGAAGAGGGCTCGTGGGCGCGCGTGCTGAAGGAGGTGCAGCCGGGCGATTTTGTCATCCTCCAGTTTGGCCACAATGACACATGGAATTCGAGCAAGGCGGATCGCTCCACCATCACTTCCGCCGGTGATGAAACGCTCCAGGCGGGCACGAAGGACTCCCCCAGGCTCATTCATAGCTACGGGTGGTACCTGCGTCAGTACGTCAGGGACGCGAAGGCAAAGGGGGCCACGTGCATCATCTGCTCGCCTGTTCCGCGCAACGAGTGGAGCGATGGTCGGATCAAACGCGGCTTTGATGGCTACGCCGAATGGGCGGCCGAGGCTGCGCGCGTCGGCGGTGCCTTGTTCATCGACCTGAATGCCCTTGCCGCCGATCGCTTCGATGCGCTCGGACAGGACAAGGCCCGAGAGGTTTTCAACGACCGCCAGCACACAAGAAAGGCGGGTGCCCGGATCAATGCCGAATGCGTCGTCGAAGGCATTCGAAAACTGAAGGACGTCCCACTCGCCTCCGCTTTGAAACCCTGA
- a CDS encoding acetylxylan esterase: protein MFAISRSQKPVSNPSERIPTANRTPSASSIRGHSCSRRHSTFESDRGVASFPRSLFPLRHSSSSPVGSTGRISRRALLKSTGAGLCGVVLGKIGAPQSAMGAAAETNVPFTPKLPLAPAPLNRFGRMVQEYYVTRVREVEQTANARRATIQTKADAEAYVREVRGKIRQSFGALPPKTPLNPRVTGMVERDDYRIEKVIFESRPGFLVTANLYVPKGRPFPRPGVVGACGHTHSGKAGGTYQSFAQGLARLGYIVLVFDPIGQGERVQLLTPDLKPRHGVAVGEHLYVGNQQVLVGEFFGAWRAWDGVRALDYLLTRPEVDPQRVGVTGNSGGGTDTAWLCGIEQRWAMAAPSCFVTTFLRNLENELPSDTEQCPPGALALGLDHSDFLAAVAPKPVILLDQEKDFFDVRGMEEAYERLQTLYRLLGAEKDIAHFIGPDYHGFSQPVREAMYRWFNRVTKASDAETEPQLTLEKEETLWCTPRGQVADLKSRTVCDFTRDASAAARRGRAGLSGAKLRKALVEVLKLPSRDGVPDYRILRPGRDRNYPKPFAATYVVETEPGIQALVYRLSDEPLLSRPPRGLKRAVLYIAHQSADAELRDEPLLAEIVAAESAAAVHACDVRGIGESAPNTTNLPPNAPYGPDYFYAAHGLMLDYPCVGQRTHDVLRVIAWLKASGHEAIHLVAKGWGALPATFAAVLSPEVVQVTLKHALTSYSDIAEVEDYSWPLSAFAPGVLRVFDLPDCYRELESRNLRQIDPVSAMGVNA, encoded by the coding sequence ATGTTCGCAATATCCAGGAGTCAAAAGCCCGTCTCCAACCCGTCGGAGCGTATCCCAACGGCGAACCGCACACCTTCCGCATCATCAATCCGCGGACATTCGTGTTCACGACGACATTCGACCTTTGAGTCGGATCGCGGGGTTGCGAGTTTCCCGCGCTCTCTTTTTCCCTTGAGACATTCATCATCGTCTCCGGTTGGTTCGACCGGCCGCATTTCGCGGCGGGCGCTCCTGAAGTCAACAGGCGCCGGGCTGTGCGGCGTCGTTTTGGGAAAAATTGGCGCGCCGCAATCCGCAATGGGAGCGGCCGCCGAGACGAATGTTCCCTTCACGCCCAAGCTGCCACTGGCGCCGGCCCCATTGAATCGTTTCGGCCGGATGGTGCAGGAGTACTACGTCACACGCGTGCGCGAAGTGGAGCAAACAGCCAATGCGCGTCGAGCCACCATCCAAACGAAGGCGGATGCCGAGGCCTATGTGCGGGAGGTCCGCGGCAAGATCCGGCAATCGTTCGGCGCATTGCCCCCGAAGACTCCGCTCAATCCGCGGGTCACGGGCATGGTCGAACGCGATGACTACCGCATCGAGAAGGTGATCTTCGAGAGTCGTCCGGGATTCCTGGTGACGGCCAATCTCTATGTGCCCAAGGGGCGCCCCTTTCCGCGGCCCGGAGTCGTCGGAGCCTGCGGCCACACGCACAGTGGCAAGGCCGGTGGAACATACCAGTCCTTCGCTCAAGGCCTGGCGCGACTCGGCTACATCGTGCTGGTGTTTGATCCGATCGGGCAGGGCGAGCGCGTGCAGCTCCTCACCCCTGATTTGAAGCCGCGTCACGGCGTGGCCGTGGGTGAACATTTGTATGTGGGCAACCAGCAGGTTCTGGTCGGCGAATTCTTCGGTGCCTGGCGGGCATGGGATGGCGTGCGCGCACTGGACTACTTGCTGACGCGTCCGGAGGTTGACCCGCAGCGGGTGGGCGTCACGGGCAACTCGGGCGGCGGGACCGACACGGCCTGGCTCTGCGGCATTGAGCAGAGGTGGGCAATGGCCGCGCCCAGTTGTTTCGTCACGACGTTTCTGCGGAATCTGGAGAACGAGCTGCCGTCCGACACGGAGCAATGCCCGCCGGGGGCCCTGGCGCTTGGATTGGATCACTCGGATTTTCTGGCGGCGGTCGCCCCCAAGCCCGTCATCCTGCTCGATCAGGAGAAGGATTTTTTCGACGTGCGCGGCATGGAGGAGGCCTATGAGCGGCTTCAGACGCTCTATCGGCTGCTCGGCGCGGAAAAGGACATCGCGCATTTCATCGGTCCGGACTATCATGGCTTCTCGCAGCCCGTGCGTGAGGCGATGTATCGATGGTTCAACCGGGTCACAAAGGCCTCTGATGCCGAAACCGAACCCCAACTCACGCTCGAAAAGGAGGAAACACTTTGGTGCACGCCCCGCGGCCAGGTCGCTGACTTGAAATCGCGCACGGTGTGCGACTTTACCCGCGACGCCTCGGCAGCGGCCCGACGCGGGCGGGCCGGACTCAGCGGCGCGAAGTTGCGGAAGGCGCTCGTTGAGGTGCTCAAGCTGCCGTCTCGCGACGGCGTGCCGGATTATCGGATCTTGCGGCCAGGCCGTGATAGGAACTATCCGAAACCTTTCGCGGCAACCTATGTCGTCGAGACCGAACCGGGAATACAGGCGCTGGTCTATCGGCTTTCGGACGAACCGCTGCTGTCACGCCCACCCCGCGGATTGAAGCGGGCCGTGCTCTACATTGCGCACCAGTCGGCCGATGCCGAGCTGCGCGACGAGCCATTGCTTGCCGAGATTGTTGCTGCTGAAAGCGCGGCGGCTGTCCATGCCTGCGATGTTCGGGGAATTGGAGAGTCGGCGCCCAACACGACCAATCTTCCACCCAACGCGCCCTATGGTCCGGACTATTTTTATGCGGCGCACGGGCTGATGCTCGACTATCCCTGTGTCGGCCAGCGAACGCATGACGTCCTGCGCGTGATCGCCTGGTTGAAAGCATCAGGACACGAAGCCATTCACCTTGTCGCGAAAGGATGGGGCGCATTGCCGGCCACGTTTGCCGCCGTGCTGTCGCCCGAGGTCGTGCAGGTCACCTTGAAGCATGCGCTGACGAGTTATTCCGACATCGCCGAGGTCGAGGACTACAGTTGGCCGCTGTCCGCCTTCGCCCCTGGCGTGCTGCGAGTGTTCGACCTGCCGGACTGCTACCGCGAGTTGGAGAGCAGGAACCTCCGCCAGATCGATCCGGTCTCTGCCATGGGCGTCAATGCCTGA
- a CDS encoding LacI family DNA-binding transcriptional regulator has protein sequence MGKILRITMADVGVAAGVSQAAVSLALRNHASIPPATRERIRAAARKIGYHPHAGISSLMAQIRSKRRVKFGARLAGVTNWSGPGESWQFPAWRVQWESARRRATELGWGLEEFSIGQRGLSVPRLASILQARGIEGVIVFPLSTHSILPLPWEKFASVAIGYTLESPLLHRVVTAHFDSVPIALEQLRLRGYRRIGIALDGRLSVRVHRCWLAAFCAFGFEAAGIDPSAIAVLPAIGTKSALRKWVKSFRPEAVLYGGPYPIRRWMEESGLSAPDEIGIAGLADFRPDEGCAHIDEGWHHIGSAAVDNVVGQLSRGERGVPSHAVLSLIRGEWIDGDSVRPAPAAHSVAVK, from the coding sequence ATGGGAAAGATCTTGCGCATCACTATGGCCGATGTCGGCGTGGCGGCGGGCGTCAGCCAGGCTGCGGTGTCCCTGGCCCTCCGCAACCACGCCAGCATTCCACCCGCGACGCGTGAGCGCATCCGCGCGGCTGCGCGAAAAATCGGTTATCATCCCCATGCCGGCATTTCGTCCCTCATGGCGCAGATCCGCTCGAAACGGCGGGTGAAGTTTGGGGCCAGGCTCGCAGGGGTGACCAACTGGTCGGGTCCCGGTGAGTCCTGGCAGTTCCCCGCATGGCGCGTACAATGGGAAAGCGCCCGGCGGCGGGCGACCGAACTGGGATGGGGTCTCGAGGAGTTCTCGATCGGGCAGCGCGGGCTGAGCGTCCCCCGCCTCGCCTCGATCCTGCAGGCGCGCGGCATCGAGGGCGTGATCGTGTTTCCGCTCTCGACCCACTCAATCCTTCCCCTTCCTTGGGAGAAATTCGCCAGCGTTGCGATTGGCTACACCCTCGAATCGCCCCTGTTGCATCGGGTCGTGACAGCGCATTTCGATTCCGTGCCAATCGCCCTCGAACAGCTCCGCCTGCGCGGATATCGCCGCATTGGCATCGCCCTGGATGGGCGCCTCAGCGTGCGCGTCCACCGGTGCTGGCTGGCGGCTTTCTGCGCGTTCGGGTTCGAGGCCGCGGGGATCGATCCGAGCGCGATCGCCGTCCTGCCCGCGATCGGAACCAAGTCCGCACTGAGGAAATGGGTGAAGTCCTTCCGACCGGAAGCCGTGCTGTACGGCGGGCCGTATCCCATCCGCCGATGGATGGAGGAGTCCGGCCTTTCGGCGCCGGACGAGATTGGCATCGCCGGACTTGCGGACTTTCGGCCCGATGAGGGCTGCGCACACATCGACGAGGGCTGGCATCACATCGGGTCCGCGGCGGTCGACAATGTCGTCGGCCAGCTTTCTCGAGGCGAAAGAGGGGTTCCGTCCCACGCCGTCCTCAGCCTGATTCGAGGCGAATGGATCGACGGCGATTCCGTTCGTCCCGCTCCGGCCGCGCATTCGGTTGCCGTCAAGTAA
- a CDS encoding sugar porter family MFS transporter yields MENDHSTPPATARTSRGFTRTVYFFGALGELMFGYDIGVIGVALLFISREMNLSPVSQGLVVSALLAGAALGVGCAGVLSDRFGRRPLLIAMAAVFALGGLAGALAPSVAALIAARVVMGVGVGASAVVVMVYLAELAPAEHRGRIAGLGQLMVVCGIFLAFGVDYLLEPWGAWRWMIGLSAVPSVVLLAGLLAMPESPRWLIQAGRIAEARRVLQRMGRGGRADREIAAIQAASAAARASVETASGKSAPGLGRALLACTGLAVLVQLLGVNTIIYYAPTVLMQVGFGQKGAVIANLGIGVVNILVTVVALQLIDRLGRRRLLLTGSVLMTAAMLLLTAAGFSGGSGGWGMLAGMLMFLAAFALSWGACVRVLISELLPQHVRGAVMGYVLVLNWATNFGVGLLFPVMLAHLGMGLTFLVFAGMGALSFGFVHRFVPETNGRTLEEIQALFLRS; encoded by the coding sequence ATGGAGAATGACCACTCCACCCCGCCGGCGACTGCGCGGACGTCGCGTGGATTCACCCGGACCGTGTATTTTTTTGGGGCGCTGGGCGAGCTGATGTTCGGCTACGACATCGGCGTGATCGGCGTCGCGCTGCTGTTCATCTCGCGCGAGATGAACCTTTCGCCCGTCTCGCAGGGGCTGGTCGTGAGCGCTCTGCTCGCCGGAGCGGCCCTCGGCGTGGGCTGCGCCGGAGTCCTGTCGGATCGTTTCGGTCGCCGGCCGCTGCTCATCGCAATGGCGGCGGTCTTCGCTTTGGGAGGACTTGCGGGCGCGCTCGCCCCCTCCGTCGCGGCGCTCATCGCCGCGCGCGTCGTCATGGGCGTCGGCGTGGGGGCCTCGGCCGTGGTCGTGATGGTCTACCTCGCCGAACTCGCGCCCGCCGAACACCGCGGCCGGATCGCCGGCCTGGGACAGCTCATGGTCGTGTGCGGCATCTTTCTCGCCTTCGGGGTGGACTACCTGCTGGAACCCTGGGGCGCGTGGCGCTGGATGATCGGCTTGAGCGCGGTGCCGTCGGTTGTGCTGCTGGCCGGGCTCCTCGCCATGCCGGAGTCGCCGCGCTGGCTCATCCAGGCCGGCCGCATCGCGGAAGCGCGCCGGGTGCTGCAACGCATGGGGCGGGGCGGCCGCGCTGACCGGGAGATCGCCGCAATCCAGGCCGCATCCGCGGCCGCGCGGGCCTCGGTGGAGACCGCGAGCGGCAAATCCGCGCCGGGACTGGGCCGTGCCCTGCTCGCCTGCACTGGACTCGCCGTCCTGGTCCAGCTGCTCGGTGTAAACACGATCATCTACTACGCGCCCACGGTGCTCATGCAGGTGGGATTCGGACAGAAAGGCGCGGTGATCGCCAATCTCGGGATCGGGGTGGTCAACATCCTCGTGACAGTCGTGGCGCTGCAGTTGATCGACCGGCTCGGGCGGCGGCGCCTCCTGCTGACGGGTTCGGTGCTCATGACCGCGGCAATGCTGCTGCTCACTGCGGCGGGCTTCTCGGGCGGGAGCGGAGGCTGGGGCATGCTCGCCGGCATGCTGATGTTCCTGGCCGCCTTTGCACTCAGCTGGGGCGCGTGCGTGCGCGTCCTCATCTCCGAATTGCTGCCCCAGCACGTGCGCGGCGCGGTCATGGGCTATGTGCTCGTCCTAAACTGGGCCACCAACTTCGGCGTTGGCCTGCTGTTTCCGGTCATGCTCGCCCACCTCGGCATGGGCCTGACTTTCCTCGTCTTCGCCGGCATGGGCGCCCTGTCGTTCGGATTTGTCCATCGTTTCGTGCCCGAGACCAATGGACGCACGCTCGAGGAAATCCAGGCCTTGTTCCTTCGAAGCTGA
- a CDS encoding sulfatase has product MESSLRHATPPNIVVLIADDLCKGSLGCYGDPHVRTPNIDRLATEGLRFERAYVTAPQCSPSRSSLFTGRTPHATGTSRLHAPLRNDVPTVLEPLREQGYFTGVLRKHHLGEDFRRRFDFSGGNDASASAFFRQAPADRPFFMWVGFNDPHRDLYTNYDHIRGLVTPPHDPAEVTVPPFLPDTPALRADLALHYDAIHRLDRDCGEVLRLLEDSGRDRNTVVVFMSDHGMPYPRAKATLYEAGINVPLVVRWPGRVAPHQVTSELVSSVDLPATWLELAGQPALPAMEGRSLLSLLTGRPHESRRYIHAERNWHDTWEPARAIVSQKHALICNCRPEVSYRGSLDHVSAPVWRIMEREHEAGRLPPTLAAMFRSPRPVVELYDLSADPHELSNLAENPAHAAVVDELLLELDRWMRATNDFLPPPASFPEIVQEGKLTMARMLDGPLPKL; this is encoded by the coding sequence ATGGAGTCATCCCTCCGCCACGCCACTCCTCCCAACATTGTAGTGCTGATAGCCGACGACCTTTGCAAAGGCTCGCTGGGCTGCTACGGCGATCCGCACGTGCGCACACCCAACATCGACCGGCTTGCCACCGAGGGGCTCCGCTTCGAGCGCGCCTACGTGACCGCGCCCCAATGCAGCCCCAGCCGTTCGTCGCTGTTCACCGGCCGCACACCCCACGCCACCGGCACCTCGCGTCTGCACGCCCCGCTGCGCAACGACGTACCGACGGTCCTCGAACCGCTGCGGGAGCAGGGCTATTTCACCGGCGTTCTCCGCAAGCACCATCTCGGCGAGGACTTTCGCCGCCGCTTTGATTTCTCCGGCGGCAATGATGCTTCCGCGTCCGCGTTTTTCCGCCAGGCGCCTGCCGACCGTCCCTTTTTCATGTGGGTCGGCTTCAACGATCCGCATCGCGACCTTTACACGAATTATGATCATATCCGCGGCCTGGTCACGCCACCGCACGACCCCGCCGAAGTCACGGTTCCCCCCTTCCTGCCGGACACCCCGGCCCTGCGCGCGGATCTGGCGCTGCACTACGATGCCATTCACCGGCTGGACCGGGACTGTGGCGAGGTTCTCCGTCTGCTCGAGGATTCCGGCCGGGACAGGAACACCGTGGTCGTATTCATGAGCGACCATGGCATGCCCTACCCGCGAGCCAAGGCCACCCTTTATGAAGCCGGCATCAACGTGCCGCTCGTCGTCCGCTGGCCCGGTCGCGTCGCTCCTCACCAGGTGACTTCCGAACTCGTTTCGTCGGTCGATCTGCCCGCCACCTGGCTCGAACTGGCGGGACAGCCTGCGCTCCCCGCCATGGAGGGCCGCAGCCTCCTTTCCCTGCTCACCGGCCGGCCCCACGAGTCGCGGCGATACATCCATGCCGAGCGCAACTGGCACGACACGTGGGAGCCAGCCCGCGCGATCGTCTCGCAAAAGCACGCCTTGATCTGCAATTGTCGCCCGGAGGTGTCGTACCGGGGCTCCCTGGACCATGTTTCAGCGCCGGTCTGGAGAATCATGGAAAGGGAGCACGAGGCAGGACGCCTCCCGCCCACGCTCGCGGCGATGTTCCGCTCACCCCGCCCCGTCGTCGAGCTCTACGACCTGTCAGCCGATCCCCATGAGCTTTCCAACCTCGCCGAGAATCCCGCACACGCAGCAGTGGTCGACGAACTCCTTCTCGAGCTGGATCGCTGGATGCGCGCAACGAACGACTTCCTGCCTCCCCCGGCATCGTTCCCGGAAATTGTTCAGGAGGGAAAACTGACCATGGCCCGCATGCTCGACGGTCCGCTCCCGAAACTCTGA